In one Candidatus Nitronereus thalassa genomic region, the following are encoded:
- a CDS encoding HNH endonuclease signature motif containing protein — MDAAQFLKEFHDHAALLLDTYEQSIYLYIVRHSRLEGREEVTIGFKSARKVIAMGQGKSRYISDKVCYTKLQSLQDKQFISVLGTEWEGTRVRASLPSEIPGLLSIEPDPTTLPLEELDFFNVVQNRPLLRERENNRCFYCLAGLNDKNWVVEHVVSRPEGDSTYRNVVAACCRCNNRKGASVADDFLRALYRDGYLNADDLQGRLSHLERLRLGELKPRIAR, encoded by the coding sequence ATGGACGCCGCGCAATTTCTGAAGGAGTTCCATGATCATGCCGCACTGCTCTTGGACACCTACGAACAGTCGATCTACCTTTACATCGTGCGCCATAGCCGCCTCGAGGGCCGTGAGGAAGTCACAATCGGCTTTAAATCCGCGCGTAAAGTAATCGCCATGGGACAAGGGAAGAGCAGGTACATCTCGGACAAAGTCTGCTACACAAAGCTGCAATCTCTCCAAGACAAGCAATTCATCAGCGTCCTAGGCACTGAGTGGGAGGGGACTCGCGTCCGAGCTTCTTTGCCGAGTGAAATACCAGGACTTCTTTCGATTGAGCCCGATCCCACAACCCTTCCGCTCGAGGAATTGGATTTCTTCAATGTTGTTCAGAACCGTCCACTCCTTCGTGAGCGGGAAAACAATCGTTGCTTCTACTGTTTAGCTGGGCTCAACGACAAGAACTGGGTTGTAGAGCATGTTGTCTCGCGTCCAGAGGGCGACAGCACGTACCGCAATGTCGTCGCTGCTTGTTGCCGTTGCAATAATCGCAAAGGTGCTTCTGTTGCTGACGACTTCTTGCGCGCCCTGTACCGAGATGGTTACCTCAACGCCGACGACCTTCAGGGTCGTTTGTCACACTTGGAGCGACTCCGTTTAGGGGAACTCAAACCGAGAATCGCGCGCTAA
- a CDS encoding thioredoxin family protein has protein sequence MAGTVINVSDENYEEMTQAPAAMVAYGIGSCQPCAEYDPILESAAAKHEHIKIGKAKMHVPGRCRGIKKQHTFETYPTTHFFSNGQLLLTREGKIEESELAALFEEHFPNP, from the coding sequence ATGGCTGGAACGGTAATCAATGTTTCTGATGAGAATTATGAAGAAATGACTCAAGCCCCAGCGGCCATGGTGGCCTATGGCATTGGGTCGTGTCAGCCCTGTGCTGAGTATGATCCGATCTTAGAGTCAGCAGCGGCCAAGCATGAGCATATTAAAATTGGCAAGGCCAAAATGCACGTTCCTGGCCGTTGTCGAGGAATAAAAAAACAGCACACCTTTGAGACCTATCCCACCACTCATTTCTTTTCCAATGGTCAATTGCTCTTGACGCGAGAAGGGAAGATTGAAGAGTCGGAACTTGCGGCTCTTTTTGAAGAGCACTTTCCTAATCCGTAA
- a CDS encoding redoxin domain-containing protein has protein sequence MSDVAPEIKVGDVAPDFTLKDQDQKDVTLSSFKGKKNVVLAFYPLDWSPVCEGENKCLTDDFPNFSDANAEIFGISTDSFFSHKAWADALDLKHRLLADMHRTVCKSYGLYFDALNCAKRATVIVGKDGKVAYAKVQEIKTARDDKEILEALKKLN, from the coding sequence ATGTCCGATGTTGCACCAGAAATAAAAGTAGGTGATGTTGCCCCAGATTTTACGTTAAAAGATCAGGACCAAAAAGATGTCACCCTCAGTTCTTTTAAAGGGAAGAAAAACGTTGTGCTCGCGTTTTACCCTTTAGACTGGAGCCCCGTGTGTGAAGGGGAAAATAAATGTCTGACGGATGATTTTCCAAATTTTTCTGATGCCAATGCAGAAATTTTTGGAATTAGCACGGATAGCTTTTTTTCGCATAAAGCCTGGGCCGATGCGTTGGATTTGAAACACCGGTTGTTGGCGGATATGCATCGTACGGTGTGTAAATCTTATGGCCTCTATTTCGATGCCCTTAATTGTGCCAAACGAGCCACGGTGATTGTGGGTAAAGATGGCAAGGTGGCCTATGCGAAAGTGCAAGAAATTAAGACGGCACGGGATGACAAGGAAATCCTGGAAGCCCTGAAAAAATTGAACTAA
- a CDS encoding PBP1A family penicillin-binding protein has product MKPSEILSLNPQSRRWPRFLLIAVLSITGLGIGGTIALAWYAATGLPTLAILHEYQPSLITKVHADNGQVMGQFYVERRILAPLNEVPQHLINAVIAVEDTRFFEHPGLDIWGIFRATWTNLKRGGKFEGASTITQQLARTLFLSSERTFRRKIRELILALKMEVVLTKDQILEMYLNQIYFGHGAYGIGSAALTYFGKGLSELNLPESAFLAGLPKAPSTYSPYKNYDLAKKRQEHVLGRMAQANFISAEVAQEAIETKLTFQRRSIERVAPYFLEDVRQHLVNEYGESMVYKGGLQVFTTLNIDMQRMAENAIQTGLRQLDKRQGWRGPLRHEDPLAMLPEDPPDELPEPGEILEGIVTKVAKEEVTILARGLVGKILLKDMLWAKRRLAQDDLVTEAKNIPITSAKQLLRPGDVIEVTIKSTKKDQLQFSLEQTPLVEGAIMAIDPRTGAIRAMVGGYDFERSQFNRALLSVRQPGSAFKPIIYATALDSGMTPATLVLDAPVVYEQEDPGKTWKPENYEKRFFGPITLREALRHSRNAATVRLLEQLGVRRVTEFSRSLGIRSPLSQDLSLALGSSGITLEEITAAYGVFANQGLALKPYTISMVKDQDEKIIEQHLFNPQQVVSPETAYLITHMMMDVIQSGTGKRARSIGRPLAGKTGTTNSYRDAWFVGYAPNLTVGVWVGFDGVETLGKIESGAHAALPIWTQFVGEALQSLPVQTFAIPDGIQFAEIDQATGTLVSEPTKTTTTEVFAEGTVPQRPARTTADPLDFYEFDQLDEGGATQ; this is encoded by the coding sequence ATGAAACCATCGGAAATCCTGTCCCTCAACCCCCAATCCCGACGTTGGCCTCGGTTTCTCCTGATTGCCGTCCTTTCGATCACGGGACTTGGCATTGGAGGAACAATTGCCCTGGCGTGGTATGCGGCAACAGGCTTGCCGACGCTGGCGATCCTTCATGAATACCAACCCAGTCTCATCACGAAGGTGCATGCTGACAATGGCCAGGTCATGGGACAGTTTTATGTTGAACGGAGAATTTTGGCTCCCCTCAACGAAGTCCCTCAACATTTAATAAATGCCGTGATTGCGGTGGAAGATACCCGGTTTTTCGAACATCCAGGACTGGATATCTGGGGCATCTTTCGCGCCACCTGGACCAATCTCAAACGTGGGGGGAAATTCGAAGGGGCCAGTACTATTACCCAGCAATTGGCCCGTACTTTGTTTCTTTCTTCCGAGCGCACCTTTCGTCGAAAAATTCGGGAGTTAATCCTGGCCTTAAAAATGGAAGTGGTGTTGACGAAAGACCAAATTCTGGAAATGTATCTGAATCAAATTTACTTTGGGCATGGGGCGTACGGTATTGGGAGTGCGGCTCTTACCTATTTTGGGAAAGGCCTCTCGGAGCTGAACCTTCCGGAATCTGCTTTTTTGGCTGGATTGCCCAAAGCCCCAAGTACGTATTCCCCATATAAAAATTATGACCTCGCCAAAAAACGTCAAGAACATGTGCTGGGACGCATGGCCCAGGCCAATTTTATCTCCGCAGAAGTTGCTCAAGAAGCCATCGAAACCAAACTGACGTTTCAACGCCGATCCATCGAACGAGTCGCCCCGTATTTCTTGGAAGATGTCCGGCAACACCTGGTCAATGAGTATGGAGAATCCATGGTCTACAAGGGGGGGCTCCAAGTGTTCACCACCTTGAACATTGATATGCAACGCATGGCAGAAAATGCCATTCAGACCGGCTTACGGCAACTAGATAAACGCCAAGGATGGAGAGGTCCTCTTCGCCATGAAGATCCCCTGGCCATGCTTCCTGAAGATCCTCCCGACGAACTTCCTGAACCAGGCGAAATCCTTGAAGGTATTGTCACGAAGGTCGCCAAGGAAGAAGTCACGATTTTGGCCCGTGGCCTCGTTGGTAAAATCTTATTAAAAGATATGTTATGGGCGAAACGCCGCCTCGCTCAAGATGACCTCGTCACGGAAGCCAAAAATATCCCCATTACCTCGGCTAAGCAATTGTTGCGACCTGGAGATGTAATTGAAGTCACCATCAAATCCACGAAAAAAGACCAGCTGCAATTCAGCCTTGAACAAACTCCACTGGTCGAAGGCGCGATCATGGCTATCGACCCACGAACAGGAGCTATTCGTGCCATGGTGGGGGGATATGATTTTGAACGGAGCCAATTTAACCGAGCCCTCCTCTCGGTACGCCAACCTGGATCCGCCTTTAAGCCCATTATTTATGCCACCGCGCTCGATAGTGGAATGACCCCAGCGACGCTCGTGCTCGATGCCCCAGTGGTCTATGAACAGGAAGACCCTGGAAAAACCTGGAAGCCCGAAAATTATGAAAAACGATTCTTTGGCCCTATCACCTTGCGCGAGGCCTTGCGGCATTCCCGTAATGCAGCCACGGTACGGCTCCTCGAACAACTAGGCGTCCGTCGAGTGACGGAATTTTCGCGTAGCCTCGGAATCCGCAGCCCGCTGAGCCAAGACCTCTCCTTAGCCCTTGGATCTTCCGGCATCACCTTAGAAGAAATCACCGCTGCCTATGGCGTATTCGCCAATCAAGGACTAGCGCTCAAGCCCTACACCATTTCCATGGTTAAAGACCAGGACGAAAAAATTATTGAGCAGCATTTATTTAACCCTCAACAAGTGGTCTCTCCAGAAACGGCTTATTTGATTACTCACATGATGATGGATGTCATTCAAAGTGGCACAGGAAAACGCGCACGATCCATAGGCCGCCCCTTGGCTGGAAAAACCGGCACAACCAACAGCTACCGCGATGCCTGGTTTGTCGGATATGCGCCGAATTTGACTGTGGGGGTTTGGGTGGGATTCGATGGAGTGGAAACGTTAGGAAAAATAGAATCAGGTGCACATGCCGCCTTGCCTATTTGGACTCAATTTGTCGGGGAGGCGCTTCAATCCTTACCGGTTCAAACCTTTGCCATTCCCGATGGCATTCAATTTGCCGAAATAGACCAAGCCACGGGCACTTTGGTCAGTGAACCCACAAAAACCACGACGACCGAAGTATTTGCCGAAGGAACGGTGCCTCAACGTCCTGCACGCACCACAGCCGATCCATTAGATTTCTATGAGTTTGATCAACTCGATGAAGGTGGGGCCACCCAATAA
- the iscX gene encoding Fe-S cluster assembly protein IscX, giving the protein MTEDLMWDSVEDIAIRLHEEHPDLDPLTVRFTDMHTWIVAWPEFKDDPKGSNEKKLEAIQMAWHEEYQDS; this is encoded by the coding sequence ATGACCGAAGATTTAATGTGGGATTCGGTGGAAGATATCGCGATTCGGTTACATGAAGAGCATCCAGACTTGGACCCTCTGACGGTTCGATTTACGGACATGCATACGTGGATTGTGGCTTGGCCAGAATTCAAGGACGACCCCAAGGGGTCAAACGAAAAAAAACTTGAAGCGATACAAATGGCGTGGCACGAGGAGTACCAGGACTCATAG
- the dnaK gene encoding molecular chaperone DnaK has protein sequence MATIVGIDLGTTNSLVAYMDGDVPRVISGKHGGVKVPSIVGLTDNGILVGEPAKEHLVRDPSRTIYSVKRFMGKALADVSEELKYFPYKLQEKGGVIRIQVGDKTYSPPQVSAMILKELKLRAEAHLGEDITKAVITVPAYFNDSQRQATKDAGLIAGLEVLRIINEPTAASLAYGLQKKTQGVIAVYDLGGGTFDISLLKLKDGIFEVLATNGNTHLGGDDIDRRIVEGVMKDIEAKYGLKVEEFPDLMQTVRLESERVKILLSTEDRVAMSLPLPEGKGAYTREWSRDELEALVLDLVQQTLTPCRLALQDAGLQAQDVDEVVLVGGSTRMPLVSRLVEDLFGTTPHCEMNPDEVVALGAAVQAGILAGDNKDMLLLDVTPLSLGIETMGGVMSTLIRRNTTIPTSAKEMFTTYVDGQTSVDIHILQGERELVKDNRSLARFQLKVPPLPAAVPRVEVTFLIDANGILNVTAADIRTRESQTVQVKPSHGLTDNEVEGMIRESFQFAAEDIKARQVIEARTEADAILVATEKALKRGTDLIKLEEVQTIHQVLDELRKVKDQDDHRVIRAKIAEVEKVTHHLAEELMDSTLKEALQSKKLSEVTD, from the coding sequence ATGGCAACAATTGTCGGAATAGACCTGGGAACCACCAATTCATTGGTGGCTTATATGGATGGAGATGTGCCCCGCGTAATTTCAGGGAAGCATGGTGGCGTCAAAGTCCCTTCAATTGTGGGCCTGACGGATAACGGCATACTTGTGGGAGAGCCGGCCAAGGAACATTTAGTTCGCGACCCTTCCAGGACGATTTATTCCGTGAAACGTTTCATGGGCAAGGCATTGGCGGATGTATCGGAGGAGCTAAAATATTTTCCTTATAAGCTTCAAGAAAAAGGCGGAGTAATTCGTATTCAGGTGGGAGACAAGACCTATTCTCCTCCTCAAGTTTCTGCCATGATTTTGAAGGAATTAAAATTGCGTGCGGAAGCCCATTTGGGCGAGGACATTACCAAAGCCGTCATTACGGTTCCAGCGTATTTCAATGATAGCCAGCGCCAAGCGACGAAGGATGCGGGGCTCATTGCCGGACTTGAAGTGCTGAGAATAATTAATGAGCCGACCGCCGCGTCTCTTGCTTATGGGTTGCAAAAGAAAACTCAAGGAGTGATTGCGGTCTACGATCTTGGCGGTGGAACCTTTGACATTTCACTTCTTAAACTCAAAGACGGCATATTTGAAGTTCTGGCCACGAACGGGAATACCCATCTCGGTGGGGATGATATAGATCGACGGATTGTCGAAGGTGTGATGAAGGATATTGAAGCTAAGTATGGGCTGAAGGTTGAAGAGTTTCCAGATCTCATGCAGACCGTTCGTCTTGAGTCCGAGCGTGTCAAGATTCTTTTGTCGACGGAAGATAGGGTCGCGATGTCCCTTCCCCTCCCTGAGGGAAAGGGAGCCTATACTCGGGAATGGTCTCGAGATGAATTGGAAGCTCTTGTGCTGGATTTGGTGCAGCAAACGCTGACTCCTTGTCGATTGGCGTTGCAAGATGCTGGATTACAAGCTCAGGATGTGGATGAAGTGGTGTTAGTGGGTGGCAGTACGCGCATGCCTCTGGTGAGCCGCTTAGTCGAAGACCTGTTTGGGACTACCCCGCATTGCGAAATGAATCCCGATGAGGTAGTGGCGCTGGGAGCGGCGGTCCAAGCAGGTATTCTCGCTGGGGACAACAAGGACATGCTCTTGCTTGATGTCACCCCATTGTCTTTGGGTATTGAAACTATGGGCGGGGTGATGAGCACGTTAATTCGAAGGAATACGACTATTCCTACGAGTGCGAAGGAAATGTTTACCACCTATGTGGATGGTCAAACCTCCGTGGACATCCATATTTTGCAGGGCGAACGCGAACTGGTGAAAGATAACCGGAGCCTGGCTCGGTTTCAACTCAAGGTGCCTCCCTTGCCTGCGGCTGTTCCCCGAGTTGAGGTGACGTTTCTCATTGATGCCAACGGTATTCTGAATGTGACGGCAGCGGATATTCGCACAAGAGAATCGCAAACCGTGCAAGTGAAACCCTCCCATGGCCTGACCGATAATGAAGTTGAAGGAATGATTCGAGAATCATTCCAGTTTGCTGCCGAGGATATCAAAGCTCGACAGGTCATTGAGGCAAGAACCGAGGCTGACGCCATCCTTGTTGCCACGGAAAAAGCATTAAAACGAGGAACGGATCTCATTAAATTAGAAGAGGTTCAAACTATTCACCAAGTGCTTGATGAGCTTCGGAAGGTCAAAGACCAAGATGACCACCGAGTGATTCGAGCCAAGATCGCTGAGGTGGAAAAAGTCACACATCATCTTGCTGAAGAGTTAATGGATTCCACGCTCAAAGAAGCGCTGCAAAGCAAAAAACTTTCTGAAGTGACGGATTAA
- the hscB gene encoding Fe-S protein assembly co-chaperone HscB, protein MERAWCSRTVPVLREPLMSMEPTTLKPASRELPMARSMCWHCQSEVCGEYFCGRCVKVQPLSKELDYFTCMNLPRLLNIDEKSLEEMFYSLSRTFHPDFYANKDEAEKAVSLGNTALLNTAYRTLKDPLQRAEYLIRLEAGSAKDIRSAPPADLFDEILELQEDLEEYRSMSEGAESERGRELRVKLQAERETLETRQQQLKARLFEKFDDWDKLQGLSEDSAEIRDKKSAVLKEMQEILSNRTYIRNIVNDLVSATS, encoded by the coding sequence ATGGAACGGGCATGGTGCAGTCGGACCGTGCCCGTTTTGCGAGAGCCGCTCATGAGTATGGAACCGACCACATTGAAGCCAGCGTCCCGCGAACTGCCTATGGCGCGTAGTATGTGCTGGCATTGCCAGTCTGAAGTGTGCGGAGAATATTTTTGTGGACGTTGTGTCAAAGTGCAGCCTCTGTCAAAAGAGTTGGACTATTTTACCTGCATGAATCTTCCTCGTTTACTCAACATTGATGAAAAATCCTTAGAGGAAATGTTTTATTCCTTGAGTCGCACCTTTCATCCTGATTTCTATGCCAATAAAGATGAAGCCGAGAAAGCCGTCAGCCTTGGAAATACCGCCTTGCTCAATACGGCGTATCGCACTCTCAAAGATCCACTTCAGCGTGCAGAATATCTGATCCGATTAGAAGCCGGTTCGGCCAAGGATATTCGCTCCGCCCCACCAGCTGATTTATTTGATGAGATTCTGGAACTCCAGGAAGACTTGGAAGAATACCGTTCGATGTCCGAAGGTGCCGAGTCGGAGCGAGGGCGTGAATTGCGGGTAAAACTTCAGGCCGAACGGGAGACGTTGGAAACTCGGCAGCAGCAACTCAAGGCTCGGCTGTTCGAAAAATTTGATGACTGGGATAAGCTGCAGGGCCTTTCGGAGGATTCAGCCGAAATTCGTGACAAGAAATCCGCGGTACTCAAAGAGATGCAGGAAATTCTTTCCAATCGTACATATATTCGCAATATCGTAAATGATCTTGTTTCTGCCACGAGTTAA
- a CDS encoding iron-sulfur cluster assembly accessory protein, translated as MDSTQTTETTQTTETPIITLTDAAVQEVRRLMDVQDLTEGGLRLGVKGGGCSGLSYTINFDDKIGEFDTICEKDGVKIIVDAKSAIYLEGMQLDYQKDLVSGGFKFINPNATKTCGCGESFSA; from the coding sequence ATGGATTCGACACAAACCACTGAAACGACACAAACCACTGAAACCCCGATCATCACCTTGACGGATGCCGCCGTTCAAGAGGTTAGACGCCTGATGGATGTTCAAGATCTCACGGAAGGAGGTCTTCGTTTGGGTGTGAAAGGTGGCGGATGTTCTGGCCTCAGTTACACCATTAACTTCGATGACAAAATTGGTGAATTCGATACCATTTGCGAAAAGGATGGTGTGAAAATTATTGTGGATGCCAAAAGTGCGATTTACCTTGAAGGCATGCAACTCGATTATCAAAAAGATTTGGTCAGTGGAGGTTTTAAATTCATCAATCCGAATGCAACCAAAACCTGTGGATGTGGAGAATCTTTCTCGGCGTAA
- the iscU gene encoding Fe-S cluster assembly scaffold IscU has translation MAYSEKVIDHYNNPRNMGSFKKEEDGVGTGIVGAPECGDVMKLQIKVENDTIVDAKFKTFGCGSAIASSSLATEWLKGKTVDQAGQIKNTEIVQELNLPPVKIHCSVLAEDAIKAALNDYKKKTGTETAPEEAATSSGS, from the coding sequence ATGGCATACAGTGAAAAAGTGATTGATCACTACAACAATCCCCGTAATATGGGGAGCTTTAAAAAAGAAGAAGATGGCGTGGGCACAGGAATTGTGGGTGCACCAGAATGTGGTGATGTTATGAAGCTCCAAATCAAAGTAGAAAATGACACCATTGTCGATGCAAAGTTTAAAACCTTTGGTTGTGGGTCGGCGATTGCGAGTTCGAGTCTGGCCACGGAATGGTTAAAAGGGAAAACGGTTGATCAGGCCGGTCAAATCAAGAATACGGAAATTGTGCAGGAACTTAATCTACCGCCAGTGAAAATCCACTGTTCTGTGTTGGCGGAAGATGCGATTAAGGCCGCCTTAAATGACTACAAGAAGAAAACAGGTACGGAAACCGCACCCGAGGAAGCAGCAACCTCTTCGGGTTCATGA